The DNA window CCGGTTCTTTAAACGCGAGACCGGCGTTACACCGGCCGAGTATCGCTCCAGTATCCGCAAAATGTACCATTAATGCCGTTGAATGTGTTACATGCAGGTAACACCCGCGCTGTACATTTGTACTGTTAACAAAAACATCATGAAAACAGCATTAATAACAGGAGCAAACAAAAGCATAGGCTTTGAAGCCGCAAAGCAATTACTACAACAAGGCTATTACGTGTACCTGGGCAGCCGCGACCTTCAGAAGGGCGCAGGGGCAGTAAGCCAGTTGCAGGCAGAGGGGTTAACATCAGTAGAACCCATAGAGATAGACGTAGACAGCGCGGAGTCGATAAACGCGGCACGCGTGACGCTGGGGCAGAAAACCCAGGTATTGGATGTACTGATAAACAATGCAGGCATAAGCGGCGGATTGCCACAGCCATCGTTAGAGACAGACATCAGCATATATAAAGAGGTATTTGAGACCAACTTTTTTGGCGCCATAGCCGTAACCCAGGCGTTTCTGGACCTGATGAAACCAGCGGCGGAGCCCCGGATAGTAAACGTAACATCGGGCCTTGGCTCACTCACCATGCAAACCACCCCAACCTGGAAATACTTTATGGTGAAGCCTACGGCTTATGTAGCATCTAAAGCGGCATTGAATGCCTTTACCATTGTGCTTGCTCACGAACTGCGCGACACCGCCTTTAAAGTAAACGCTGTTGACCCGGGCTACACCGCTACCGACTTTAACCACCACAGCGGCCCCGGCACCGTGCCTGACGCTGCCGCGCGTGTTGTAAAAGCAGCTACGTTAGCACAAGACGGGCCAACCGGCCAGTTCTACAGCGATGATAACGCTCCGGAAACAGGCATTAGCCCCTGGTAAGAAACAAT is part of the Mucilaginibacter terrenus genome and encodes:
- a CDS encoding SDR family oxidoreductase is translated as MKTALITGANKSIGFEAAKQLLQQGYYVYLGSRDLQKGAGAVSQLQAEGLTSVEPIEIDVDSAESINAARVTLGQKTQVLDVLINNAGISGGLPQPSLETDISIYKEVFETNFFGAIAVTQAFLDLMKPAAEPRIVNVTSGLGSLTMQTTPTWKYFMVKPTAYVASKAALNAFTIVLAHELRDTAFKVNAVDPGYTATDFNHHSGPGTVPDAAARVVKAATLAQDGPTGQFYSDDNAPETGISPW